The bacterium genome segment GGGGGAAGGAGATTGCCTCCGTCACCTCAATCCCCCATCTCCTTTCCCCATAAAAGCCCGTGATGCGAAAGCATCGCGGGTTTTTTTATTTGATCCGATGCCACCCGCAACGTTATTTTTAATCTTTAAAGCCGATTGCTACGAGGTAACGCTCAGAGGAGGTTTTGCGGGTGGCTTCGGGGACGATCGTGGTCACCTTCTTGAAACGGGATTTGAGCCCTGCGATGAAGCCCGGGAACTCTTCGCCGGGAAATATCTTCACTACGAAGTTGCCGCCTTTTTTGAGAATGCGGCTGCACACGTCCAGCGCGCGCGCGGCGAGTTCATATGAGCGAAATGCGTCTGCGAATTCTATTCCTGAGATGTTGGGCGCCATGTCCGAGAGGACTGCGTCGACCTTGCCGCCCGCGAGGCGCTCTATCTCTGCTAAGTTTTCCTCGTCGTTTATGTCGCCCTTGATGAAGGCGCAGTTTTTTGGGAGCTGGATCTTGAGGGGCAAAAGGTCGATGCCGATCGCGCGCCCATTCGGCCCCAGCATCGGCGCGAGCTCCTGCAGCCAGCCGCCGGGCGCGCATCCCAAATCCGCGACCATACCGCCCTTCTTCACGAGCGCAAATCGCCTCTGGAGCTCGGCGAGCTTGTACACCGCGCGCGAGGCCTTGCCCTCGCGCTTTGCGCGCTTGTAGAAGTGGTCCTTGCGTTCATAGGCCATGGTTTTGCTGATATCAGTTATCTGCCTGCCAATAACAAGCTGATAGTTACTGGTAATGGGGTGGGGATTTGAGGCCCCGAAAGGGCGGTTTTGGGGGCTATAGACCGGCCTTGTTGCCCCACTCTCTCTTAAAACATCAATAATTACAAATGGTTATAAAAGCGGGCGATGGCACGCTTACTGCATATATAGAGGGCGAGACCATAGGAGGATACTATGAAGGGTGGCGGGATAAATAAAGTTGGAAACGATTCCATGAAGATCGCCCAGGCGTGGTTCAAAGAGGTAAGTGCCCCGCAGGCGAAGTCCTCTGATTCCAAAAAAGCCCCTGATGTCGACGCGGCGAAGGCTCGCAAGGCGGTATCGTACAACGCCGGCTTTGCAGGCATGTCGCGATTCGGCGACAAGGCTCCGGACTTCTCGCTTGAGGGCAGGATCGCGGCCAAACTCAGCGACGGCGTGCCTTCAGATGCAGAGTGTCAGTTCCTGGCGCTTGCCACGCGTAAACTCGGCGCAGATCGTCTCTTGGGAGTTGTGGAGAGGCTTCTCACAAAGGATGCGAAGATCGTCAGCCACTACAAGTTCAGGGAGATCCTCGATCGCGACGAGAATCTTGCCTTCAATCAGGCAATCCGCCAGGCCAGGGAGAACATCGCCTATAAGGATGTGAACTTCGATATCGACGGCATGAGCGACGACGAATTCTGGGCCAGGATAGACATGGCCGATCGCGTGCATGACGGCATCATCGAGAACAATGCTGCGGTCAATCTCTTCAAGATGGCCGAGAAACTCGGGATACTGGACGAAACCGTGTAATTATTAAGAAAATCACTTATTTACCAAAGCCCCTGAAAAACAGGGGCTTTTTTATTGCCTGAAATTAGTCCGCAACATTTTGGGGTTTCAGACGATAACTTAATTGGATGAAGCGAATGCGCGTAAAGAACATCAATGGGGGAGCGAGCTAAGTTCGCTTCCTCATTATATTTTCAGGTTTTACGGGATTGAGAGGGG includes the following:
- a CDS encoding RlmE family RNA methyltransferase, yielding MAYERKDHFYKRAKREGKASRAVYKLAELQRRFALVKKGGMVADLGCAPGGWLQELAPMLGPNGRAIGIDLLPLKIQLPKNCAFIKGDINDEENLAEIERLAGGKVDAVLSDMAPNISGIEFADAFRSYELAARALDVCSRILKKGGNFVVKIFPGEEFPGFIAGLKSRFKKVTTIVPEATRKTSSERYLVAIGFKD